GGAATTCGAAGAAATCCTGTCTTCCTCGGGTTCCGTACCGGAGGATAAGTGAGAAGGAACCCCCCATCGATTTTCATAAACAAGATCGGATAAATTCTGCCTCGCCTTCCACCCCACAGTCTCTAGGATCGGACTTCTCGGAACCCAAACTGGTTTGCCTAGAGTCATAAGAGCGATCGGCTCCACCGTTTCCGGTATTTCCAGCAATTTCTTTATGAATTCCGGTTCGAAGATGCTCATCCATCCTGCGCCCAATCCTTCGGCTTGCGCCGCGAGCCAGAAATTCTGTACCGCCAAACAGGCGCTATAAAGATCCGTATTTCGGTTCGTACTCCTACCGAGAAGGTTCCCTGGATCCCGGTTCCGATCGCAGGTGAACAATATGCTGACTGGAGCATCCAATATACCCTGCAATTTTAAGGAATTGTATTTTAGTTTCCGATCCCCTTCGTAACTTTTCGAAGCGGCTTCATTTACGGACACGAAATGATCGTAGACGGCTTTTTTTACGGAAATCTCTCGGATCAATAGGAAATTCCAAGGTTGGGTAAAGCCGACGGACGGCGCATGATGTGCTGCGTCCAGAAGCCGGAAAAGTACTTCGTCTTCGATCGGATCGCTCAAATAACTACGGATATCTCTCCGAGTGTAGATAGCCTTATACAGGCCCTCCTTTTCCTCCCGAGTGAATTTCGGTTCTTCGGAATTGTTCCCTTCCCGTTCTTCCGTCCGCATGCCGTCATCTTTTCCCCTTCCGATAAAAAGGATATCAAAAATGGGACCTCATTCTTAGCGCCCATCGGTGACTCCGAAAAGAGGGCGCTACTAGGATGTACCATTCCATTTGCCATCGAGATCATGTGAGAAATCTTTTATAAACTACTGAGAGGCGGATTCCTTTATAAAACCGTCCAATTTATATAAAGTGAAAGTCACAGAGGACGCGGACATCGTTTGGGATAAGAAACTCGTCCGTAAAAACCGGCACGGCCAGTTTATGAGGACTGATCCGTCGTTAGCACTTTTTGCCAGAGAAGAGCGGACGACAGGACCAAAAGAATCAGTGCCAGAAGATGAAATGGAGGTGCGGATATCCCCAAATTACCTAGCAAAAGCCGGTCCGTGATGGCGAGAGGGGTGGTCAGTGTGGTAAGAATTGCGAGAGGACGCCAATAACGAAGAGCAATAAACGTAAAGGCCGTTAGGATCAGTGTGGCATTTCGTGTCGCATACACGCGATAGTACAAAGCGCCGGGATCGTCCGCGATAGCCAGACCAAAGCCAACCGAGGCGCGCTGAGGATTTAAAAGTCCGATGATTGTGACAGAGGCGAGAATCAGCCAGAACAGGACTGAAACGGCTACGGCAGCGAGTGGCAGAATTTTTTTCATACGTTTCCCTTATAGATGACTTGAATAATTCAAGTTATTCGGCGCAGATAACTTGAAATTGTCAAGTCATAAAAAAAATTGGTCGAATGAAGAAATCAGGACGTTCCTCATGCCCGATCGGTCTTTCCCTAGATATCCTGGGTGACAGATGGACCTTACTCATATTGCGAGACATCCTCTTGCGCGGTATGACTCGATATAAGGACTTTCTGGAAGCAGGCGAAGGAATTGCCACGAATCTCCTTGCGCAACGGCTCTTATGGCTGGAAGAACAAGGGCTGATTACTAAGACTGACGATCCAGCCAACGGGAAACAATTTATTTACGCCCCGAC
The genomic region above belongs to Leptospira fletcheri and contains:
- a CDS encoding winged helix-turn-helix transcriptional regulator, with the protein product MKKSGRSSCPIGLSLDILGDRWTLLILRDILLRGMTRYKDFLEAGEGIATNLLAQRLLWLEEQGLITKTDDPANGKQFIYAPTPKSLDLLPVLWDLSRWGLKHLPDAKSNPLADRMLKNEAKFQEKIRAKFTQHKKGG